Proteins encoded together in one uncultured Desulfosarcina sp. window:
- a CDS encoding aminotransferase class III-fold pyridoxal phosphate-dependent enzyme produces the protein MTATAHAISRWPDVPMIMQQLRELVSQPMRPLRRDKMKAVLDHFDTRCAGSKAIVEEAKTYIPGGVQHNLAFNYPFPLAMTRAEGPYLWDVDGNRYIDFLQAGGPTVLGSNYLPVQEKVIELIRECGPVTGLFHTYEMKLARLINRHMPSIELFRMLGSGTEGVLAAIRAARCFTGKEKVIKVGGAYHGWSDQMVYGLHIPGTGSFEAHGIPKGCLAATQEVYPNDIEALAALLAENQKDEGTAAVIVEPLGPESATRPVLAEYNRQVRELCDQFGALLIFDEVVTGFRVGLGGAQGYFGVRPDLTVFGKCVAGGYPAAGGLGGRRDVMATLAAGLESGKPRAYVGGTLAANPLSCAAGYYAIKAIEETEAHVKAGKAGDRLSQGLARLIEAYNLPYVVFNIGSICHLQTSGVMLLEVTDPNIFTEIGPRKQMMEEMGAAFSAEGIITLAGSRLYTSMADTDDVIDDALAAFERVFKNVEGV, from the coding sequence ATGACCGCAACTGCCCATGCCATTTCCCGGTGGCCGGATGTGCCCATGATCATGCAACAGCTGAGAGAACTGGTGAGCCAGCCCATGCGCCCGCTTCGCCGCGATAAAATGAAGGCGGTCCTCGACCACTTCGATACGCGCTGCGCCGGTTCGAAAGCCATCGTCGAGGAAGCCAAAACCTACATTCCCGGTGGGGTGCAGCACAATTTGGCATTTAACTATCCTTTCCCCCTGGCCATGACCCGGGCCGAGGGACCCTACCTGTGGGATGTGGACGGCAACCGCTACATCGACTTTCTCCAGGCCGGCGGCCCGACGGTGCTGGGCAGCAACTACCTGCCGGTCCAGGAAAAGGTGATCGAACTGATCCGCGAATGCGGTCCGGTCACAGGCCTGTTTCACACCTACGAAATGAAACTGGCCCGGTTGATCAACCGTCATATGCCATCCATCGAACTGTTTCGCATGCTGGGCTCCGGGACCGAAGGGGTGCTGGCCGCCATTCGGGCCGCACGCTGTTTTACCGGCAAGGAAAAGGTGATCAAAGTCGGCGGGGCCTATCACGGCTGGAGCGACCAGATGGTGTACGGGCTGCACATCCCCGGCACCGGTTCCTTCGAGGCCCACGGCATTCCAAAAGGGTGCCTGGCCGCGACCCAGGAGGTCTATCCCAATGACATTGAAGCGCTTGCGGCCCTGCTGGCGGAAAATCAAAAAGATGAAGGTACGGCCGCGGTCATCGTGGAGCCGCTGGGACCGGAGAGCGCCACCCGGCCGGTGCTGGCCGAATACAACCGGCAGGTGCGGGAACTGTGCGACCAATTCGGGGCCCTGTTGATTTTCGATGAGGTCGTTACCGGTTTTCGGGTGGGACTGGGCGGGGCCCAGGGCTATTTTGGCGTGCGCCCGGATCTGACCGTCTTCGGAAAGTGCGTGGCCGGCGGATACCCGGCAGCCGGCGGCCTGGGCGGGCGCCGGGATGTCATGGCGACCCTGGCCGCAGGGCTCGAATCGGGCAAGCCCCGGGCCTATGTCGGTGGGACCCTGGCGGCCAATCCCCTGAGCTGTGCCGCAGGTTATTACGCCATCAAAGCCATCGAGGAGACCGAGGCCCATGTCAAGGCCGGGAAGGCCGGCGACCGCCTCAGTCAGGGCCTCGCCCGTCTGATCGAGGCGTACAATTTGCCGTACGTCGTTTTCAACATCGGCTCCATCTGCCACCTGCAAACCTCCGGGGTCATGCTGCTGGAGGTGACCGATCCCAATATTTTCACCGAGATCGGTCCGCGCAAGCAGATGATGGAGGAGATGGGGGCCGCTTTTTCCGCCGAGGGGATCATCACCCTTGCCGGCAGCCGCCTGTATACCTCCATGGCCGATACCGACGATGTGATTGACGACGCTCTGGCGGCCTTCGAGCGGGTATTCAAAAATGTCGAGGGCGTTTGA
- a CDS encoding HDOD domain-containing protein, producing MKTHRKDHVASGSFVAGGTQPRLLQAFLGTCVGVAIVDETAGIGGLIHLLLPEPINLQSVDCPHKYASTGIPIFIAELVELGAHPENMRAVVAGGALVGPLAPRDMNLDIGGRTADTVMDILRQKKIAVVASETGGFFTCTLELDMQNWRWHIRPAGFDVPATQPGMPSPAALDIAMAIESVRPIPQVALKVLRIMQEGEYDIGKIAEEVKTDQVISARTIQLCNSALFSKSREVCSLDHALVFLGQELFLKLVISAAVNSYYSQCGNGGYSLCKGGLYHHAVGTAMIAEKIAAMTGKQAPAVAYTAGLLHDIGKVVLDHYIAGTYPMLYREFQDRQAELIDVENRILSMDHPRTGEMLARQWSLPDGLTEAIRFHHDPEKSNGDRTLTTIVYLADLLMSRFHTGLELERLGTDNLTNHLSRLDLPANRFDSLVDLIPLEVLQPAAETTGNGNGGQKPT from the coding sequence ATGAAAACCCATAGAAAAGACCATGTCGCTTCCGGCTCCTTCGTGGCCGGCGGCACCCAGCCGCGGCTGCTCCAGGCTTTTCTGGGCACCTGCGTGGGCGTGGCCATCGTGGATGAAACCGCCGGAATTGGTGGGCTGATTCACCTGCTGCTGCCGGAACCGATCAATTTGCAGAGCGTGGACTGCCCGCATAAATATGCCTCTACCGGCATTCCGATATTCATCGCAGAACTCGTCGAGTTGGGCGCCCACCCGGAGAATATGCGCGCCGTAGTCGCCGGGGGTGCGCTAGTGGGGCCGCTGGCACCCCGGGACATGAACCTGGATATCGGCGGCAGAACCGCCGATACGGTTATGGATATCCTCCGTCAAAAAAAAATTGCGGTGGTGGCGTCGGAGACGGGCGGTTTTTTTACCTGCACCCTGGAACTGGACATGCAAAACTGGCGGTGGCATATCCGGCCGGCCGGATTCGATGTGCCGGCCACCCAGCCCGGCATGCCGTCTCCTGCGGCTTTGGATATCGCTATGGCCATCGAATCCGTTCGCCCCATCCCCCAGGTGGCCCTGAAAGTCCTGCGAATCATGCAGGAAGGGGAATATGACATCGGGAAAATCGCCGAAGAGGTGAAAACGGATCAGGTGATCAGCGCCAGAACCATTCAGCTTTGCAACTCAGCCCTGTTTTCCAAAAGCCGGGAGGTGTGCTCCCTGGACCACGCCCTGGTGTTTTTGGGCCAGGAGCTGTTCCTCAAACTGGTGATATCTGCGGCGGTAAACAGCTACTACAGCCAGTGCGGAAACGGCGGCTATAGTCTTTGCAAGGGCGGGCTGTACCACCACGCCGTCGGCACGGCCATGATCGCCGAAAAAATCGCAGCAATGACGGGGAAGCAGGCGCCGGCCGTCGCTTACACGGCCGGCCTTCTGCACGATATCGGCAAAGTCGTTCTGGACCACTATATCGCCGGCACCTATCCCATGCTCTACCGGGAGTTTCAGGATCGCCAGGCGGAGCTGATCGACGTGGAAAATCGAATACTCTCGATGGATCACCCCCGAACCGGTGAAATGCTGGCCAGACAGTGGTCCCTGCCGGACGGGCTCACCGAGGCCATCCGTTTTCACCATGATCCGGAGAAAAGCAACGGAGATCGAACCCTGACCACCATCGTTTACCTGGCAGATCTGCTCATGTCCCGATTCCACACCGGCCTTGAACTGGAGCGCCTGGGAACGGACAACCTGACCAATCATCTGTCACGGCTCGATCTGCCGGCAAATCGGTTCGACAGCCTGGTGGATCTGATTCCGCTGGAAGTCCTTCAACCCGCCGCGGAGACGACGGGAAACGGCAACGGCGGCCAAAAACCAACTTGA